The nucleotide sequence tctttctttaaatttttCTTTGGATGCTGATTGTACCAAAAAATGCTATTTTAATAAGTCAGTTAGTAAGGATGAGGAATCTATTATTTAACTTTTATGCTGAAATGAACATGTCTTAACTGAATCAGCTTCTTAATCAGTATGCTGCACTTTCATTGTTTTGTATATGTTGTTATCATACACCTGAGCTCAtctcatcagtttgtttttttttaacaggaggTCTTACTTCTTCTTGTCAGACGTCTCAGACTCCGGTGTGATTCCCACAACTATGACAGTTCCCTTCTCCACGTCCTTGGGAGCAGCCATGATGAGGGGAAGCAGTTTGCAGCGTTTATTCCTCGTCTAAACAACCAAGACACCATGGGTGAGAGAGTGGACAGAGCAATGACAGGGTGATTTCAGTCTACCTCCTTAAACATTCTCAATCAGATCAATCAGAAACTCACAGAATGGACAAAAGCCTTCAGGAGGTATTTGCAGAGCAGAGTCAAGGCCATGGGTTTAGAAAAGAGCTTCACATCAGGAGTTCCCTACAAATGAaacaacaggaggagaggaTTCATCTGAGCAGGATGTCCTGCTAATAAAGAGCCAGACACACGTGAGTCAAACAGACACTCGTACCTCCATGAGGTAGCAGTAGAGGAAGGGTCCCTGCGACAGGATGAGGTTGGTACAGATGCAGCTAGCTACAGTCTGCTGGATAGCAATCAGCTTCTTCTTAGCCAGCTCAATGCCAGAATGCAGACGATCGAGGTTACTCCTGCACAAAGAAAGACACCCACATGTGTGAGCAGAAAGATTTTAGACAGTGAACCAACTAAAACTTAAAGAGACTTTGTGACAACAACGATTGTTTATGTTTACTGCAATTCACAACGTGCAAAACAGGTCTAATTAAATCTTGGTCTTGACCTGTGTCAGACATCATCAGCTGGTGTCATTCATCTGCACTGATCTAATGTTTTGAAAATGCAGCCCTGCTTTGAGACAACACCACCAATGGTTTTTCCTTCCTTCGtcttcattgttttggtttatgcatgtacatgtatgttTGTTCCCTTAACCTTGATTGGTCAGTGTGTTCTGCATCATTTCTTGTCCTATTCTGATCGACTGGTTTGTAGATGTGGGTCGCAGCAGCTGTCACTCTGAGAATTTGACACCGACTGAATTTTGCAGCAAGTATTCAGCTGTGAAAACTACAAATCAGCCATCAGTAGATATGTCTGACAGAGCAATATGGGATCACTGTTTTGGATTAATGATCACAGATTCTCTCTCAAGACTGTCGACGTACTTCTCAGACAGCCCCAAGATCGCACAGTGTGAGGGGTTTAAGTTTCTGCTACACACCTGGAAAGGGAGTCAAGAGCCTTGATGAAGTTGTCGCTGTCACTCTCATCTTTCTCAGTGCTCTCCAGCAAAGCAGCAGTGGCATGCACCATGTCACTAGCCAGGAAACGGTTCTTAAAGCCAAAGTGAACACCAAACGTCTGGATACGGATATCCTTCATGCTGATAAAGAGGGGAAAACAAAGGCTAATCACTTCAGGTTTTCTGTCAAAAAATGGATGTGACAGAAAGTATCTCTTTAAATCTTTTCTAGAGGCATACCCATATTTATTAGAGGCCTCTTCAATGACGTCTCTTAGGTTCTCTTTGATTGTCATGTCCATGGAATTGAACTTCTGCCGCACTTGTTTCAGTGGTAGCCTGTTACGAGTAACATCAACAAGCATTAGCAAGTAAAACAAGTGAACTCTATTCACATCACAGGCTGACCTCAAATTCAACTCTATAAAAATAAGTAGGTCTGTTGACAGACGTTTCCCTGTTCCCTGCGTATTGATTTCTAGGCACTCACCCCATGTCAGCCAGGAACTCCTGCAGCTTCTTTTGTCCATTTAACGTCCAAAGCTTGAAGCTGCACGACGTGTAACATGAATTACAGATGCTCTCATACAGAGTCCAGTGCTGGTAGAGGGTTAGACGCAGGCTGAAGCAAGAGGTcaaggaaaacacaagaaaaaacaaaaaacgacaAAGCTACAAAAGCCTTGTATGAGCGATTACTGCAGTGATTAGCGATGGCATGTCAAATGAATTAAGGATACTCGTATTCAAAGGAGATCCTCATACAGTCGATGGAGAGCGAgttctcctcatcctcatttCGGTGGTTATGCCGGGAAACATGTCGCTGCATTGTGGCGATGTCAGTTACGTACTTCATACTAAAAAGGAACAGGGCAGACCAGATTAATTCAGCTGAGGTAAACAACTTGATGCACAACAGTAAATACACCTTGTAACTAATAATGAAGCAAAAATGCATAAATGCAGGGATTTCCTCTGTTTAATTCTAATTACTGCTTTTGAGAATTATGTATTAAAATACTGAAGACATTCTTACTGTGTGATTTTATCATGAACCCACTGGTCTGTCAGTCCAATGATGGCCCACctgcaaaaagaagaaactaCATCTAGGAGTCTGTACAGTGCAACTGTGCATTTCCAACATGTATATGACCATTTGATCAGATAGCTCACCAGAGCATGTCCTTGGTGTCTTTAGTTAACACCCATGCAAGCTCAAAAAACATCATGGCAGcctgagaaaagacagaaatgaaaacttCAGAAATACCAACAGAATATGTGTAGTGAACAGCTAAGATTAGCGAATACTCAAACGTGTATGTAGATATAAAACTGTCTTACAATTTGACAGGTTTGTGAAAGTTTAAGACATGCAAATTActgaatcaaaaaaaaaataatctaaattttaaaaactgtctaCTCACAGACGTCCCATGATATTCATACTGCTCATAGTCAAACAAGATTTCCCGCCTGAAAAATAAGTGAGACATTAGAATTTAGAAACTAGTTAAGCACAATTCCCACATATCCTTAAAAACACTTCACCTTCGTGCCTcccactccctcctctctcgTTGTCTTTCAATTCTCCTCTCAACTGCCCCCTGCAATGACACGATGACAGCCGTTAAAGTCAAGTCCACACTGCTCTGATTCACCTCAGAAGAGTTTTCTAATCCTGCTCAACACATACTTCATCAAATCTCCTCCGTTTGCCAGACGGCTCTGAGCCCCCATCACTCTCATTTCCAGAGTCGTGCCCTTCGTCTTCTTCATCTCTGAAAATATCATCATACGAGGGTACGCCAAGGTCATCATCCTGTTTGATAAGCAGCTTTATCTGCGGACGAGAAGACAGGCGTTTATACACCGTTAAATCCCAGATGTGTGGGCAAAGCAGCACAATTTCCACTGAGATATGGTTTAAAGTTTTGGTACTGCTTACACATGTCAAGGGCTAGACAAgagaaaacactcacacatttcATTATCTATCATTTGAGATGAATTGATCATTATCCATCACCTGGGTGTCATTGTAGACATTGACCACATCTACAGGCCGGTGAGTGTCACAGATGAAGAAGATGGAGTCGTCATCTGGCTGCAGCATCTCAAGGAGGTCGACATTTGCCCCGCAGTTGATGAGAACAAAGTATCGAAACTGAAACGCAACAAAATCCATAATAACCTTAACAGTTCTTCCTCATATGCTTCTGTCATATACTCATGTGTAAGCTCAGGTCTGATTTTAACATACCTGCTCTTTGTGTTCAAGGAAGGCAGTGCCAAGGTCCTGCCAGCCTGTGACCGGCACAAGTGTATACTGGACCTGGTCACAGTGGAACAGCGCCTGGTAAAGAGATAGGAGAAGATTCAGAAATGATTGCGTGATTTAGTAATTCATCAATAGCCTTTCAAtgacaaatatgaaaacaagaACACTGAATCTTAAGCCACTGAAGAACAAGCACCCATGAATTTGGTCTCAGATATGTGCTTTAATAAGATATAAATTTGCTGTGTTTTACGCCATCTTAAGTGTACAGCTAGTAGTATTTAATTTCTATGCTCTCATGTTAACAAGCTTCAACAGATCACCGTCCAGCGCCCTGTGCCAAAGAACTTTAAGCCTTGAGATCCTCTTAAAatttaaaagcacacacatcAGTTACTGCATAAAATAACCACTACAGAAGGAAGGAGCTCCACTGTAATGTATTATTCTATCACAGAAGAACTGTACCAACAATTACTGTCATTATCAATGCgtctgacaattattttctttaagaATCTCCTAATTGTTCAGGGTCAGAAAGTACTGAAAAGGCCCATCATTATTTCCTGAAGGCCGAGTGACCATattcaagttgtttttgttgggcCAAAAACATAAACACGTTGAGTTTAGTGTCACAGAAAACTAGGGCAAAAGGCAAAACTAGCAAAACCTAAATAAATTATTAAGGCGATAAACAGCTGCCACTTAATTATCAGTCGACTGACCAACGGTTTTGTCTCCAgagtttttatctgtttttgggTGCCTGGTAGAAACAATTCAACTACCATGTGCAGGATAGCAAGGGTTAGTGAGGATCAGTAAGAGCCCAACAAGACACTGAACACAGGTAACAGGAGCTAATGCTTGCTGACAGCTGGCAGAGTATCTTACCTGTAATA is from Lates calcarifer isolate ASB-BC8 linkage group LG13, TLL_Latcal_v3, whole genome shotgun sequence and encodes:
- the cdc45 gene encoding cell division control protein 45 homolog, encoding MFISDIRKEFYEVVANQRVALLVSSDIDALCACKILQALFHCDQVQYTLVPVTGWQDLGTAFLEHKEQFRYFVLINCGANVDLLEMLQPDDDSIFFICDTHRPVDVVNVYNDTQIKLLIKQDDDLGVPSYDDIFRDEEDEGHDSGNESDGGSEPSGKRRRFDEGAVERRIERQRERREWEARRREILFDYEQYEYHGTSAAMMFFELAWVLTKDTKDMLWWAIIGLTDQWVHDKITHMKYVTDIATMQRHVSRHNHRNEDEENSLSIDCMRISFEYDLRLTLYQHWTLYESICNSCYTSCSFKLWTLNGQKKLQEFLADMGLPLKQVRQKFNSMDMTIKENLRDVIEEASNKYGMKDIRIQTFGVHFGFKNRFLASDMVHATAALLESTEKDESDSDNFIKALDSLSRSNLDRLHSGIELAKKKLIAIQQTVASCICTNLILSQGPFLYCYLMEGTPDVKLFSKPMALTLLCKYLLKAFVHSTRNKRCKLLPLIMAAPKDVEKGTVIVVGITPESETSDKKNFFGRAFEKASESTSSRTLHDNFDTSIIELKTEDRSKFLDALITLLS